Proteins from a genomic interval of Halopseudomonas litoralis:
- a CDS encoding efflux RND transporter periplasmic adaptor subunit, with translation MLLLLPVVLLAAWFGWQQWQGPEVAGYQLEMHPLVQRVVASGEVDSQSLAQIGSEITGVVKARHVREGDSVKAGDLLLELRDEEQQAGLLEAQAALQQLVESERPQAQAALREAQSDLQQATRERERRDTLFQRQLVSVEQREQSRQAETSARVRRDRAQLAATAADTGGSDEQVLQQRLAAARAALEKTRIKAQVDGVVQVRQVEPGDLVQPGTMLLQIARSDSREIIVPLDEKDLGPVAIDQPALVIADAFPLNTLEARVSFIAPAVDTNRGTIDIHLQVLEPAEFLRQGMTVSVDIRTGSRQQALVLANDALQNRRGTQAEVLRWTADRQVERVPVQLGLRGTGLTEIVEGLSAGDVVLTGDIEEGQRVRVRIEPMLLGGRE, from the coding sequence TTGTTGCTCCTGTTGCCTGTTGTGTTGCTGGCGGCCTGGTTTGGCTGGCAGCAATGGCAGGGACCCGAGGTGGCCGGTTATCAGTTGGAGATGCACCCGCTGGTACAGCGGGTGGTTGCCAGTGGCGAGGTGGACAGTCAATCGCTCGCCCAGATCGGTAGTGAAATCACCGGTGTGGTGAAGGCGCGGCATGTGCGCGAGGGCGACAGCGTCAAGGCGGGTGACCTGCTGCTGGAATTGCGCGATGAGGAGCAGCAAGCCGGGCTGCTCGAAGCCCAGGCGGCGTTGCAGCAACTGGTTGAGTCCGAGCGTCCGCAGGCCCAGGCCGCCTTGCGTGAGGCGCAGAGTGATCTGCAGCAGGCGACGCGTGAGCGTGAGCGCCGGGATACGCTTTTCCAGCGCCAGCTCGTATCGGTGGAGCAGCGCGAACAGTCTCGCCAGGCGGAAACCAGTGCCAGGGTCAGACGCGATCGGGCGCAGCTTGCAGCCACGGCTGCTGACACCGGTGGCAGTGATGAACAGGTATTGCAGCAGCGTCTGGCCGCCGCCCGCGCTGCGCTGGAAAAGACGCGAATCAAAGCCCAGGTGGATGGTGTGGTGCAGGTGCGACAGGTCGAACCGGGCGATCTGGTGCAGCCCGGCACCATGCTGCTGCAGATCGCCCGTTCCGACAGTCGCGAGATCATAGTGCCGCTGGACGAGAAGGACCTCGGGCCGGTGGCCATCGACCAGCCGGCGCTGGTCATCGCCGACGCCTTTCCCCTGAATACATTGGAAGCCAGAGTCAGCTTTATTGCCCCGGCGGTCGATACCAATCGCGGCACCATAGACATCCATCTGCAGGTGCTGGAACCGGCGGAGTTCCTGCGTCAGGGAATGACGGTGTCGGTGGACATCCGTACCGGCAGCCGCCAGCAGGCGCTGGTGCTGGCCAATGACGCCTTGCAGAACCGCCGTGGTACCCAAGCCGAGGTACTGCGCTGGACCGCCGATCGCCAGGTGGAGCGGGTGCCGGTGCAATTGGGTTTGCGCGGTACCGGATTGACCGAAATTGTCGAAGGGCTGAGCGCCGGGGATGTGGTGCTGACGGGCGATATTGAAGAAGGGCAGCGGGTGCGGGTGCGCATTGAGCCTATGTTGCTCGGCGGCAGGGAGTGA
- a CDS encoding ABC transporter permease translates to MQRLIASVWTEWLIALRFLLDNRMQTLMILFGITVGSAVIVFITALITGLQDNVVERTLGTQAHIRILPLDEFNRMVPLSGDAVSLTLENPRAQRLRSISNWQEVVAVLDQHPRLPAVSPVISGPALALSGVARASVALIGMDPERYERIIPISDDLIAGEFRVGAGHAVIGSELARDLGLDVGDKLRLDGGDGREAVVDIAGVFELGVRELDARYVYLDLKQAQTLLALPGGVTVIDTRVDEIFAADDLARSIERLTGLQAESWMQTNGQLLNALTSQSMTTEMIRVFVGISVAFGIASVLAVSVVQRTREIGILRAMGSPRGQILRVFLLQGGLLGLVGSGVGCAVGWGLVQVFNLFGPGLFWVPVAPGLIPVAMAIATLAGVLAAAVPARRAARYDPAIAIRYV, encoded by the coding sequence GTGCAACGTCTGATTGCCAGCGTCTGGACCGAATGGTTGATCGCGCTGCGCTTTCTGCTGGATAACCGTATGCAGACGCTGATGATCCTGTTCGGTATCACCGTTGGCTCAGCGGTGATCGTGTTCATCACCGCGCTGATTACCGGCCTGCAGGACAACGTCGTCGAACGCACCCTGGGCACCCAGGCGCATATTCGTATTCTGCCGCTGGATGAGTTCAACCGTATGGTGCCGCTATCTGGTGATGCCGTCTCGCTGACCCTGGAGAACCCGCGTGCCCAGCGGCTGCGCTCGATCAGCAACTGGCAGGAGGTGGTCGCCGTGCTGGATCAGCATCCGCGGTTGCCGGCTGTATCGCCGGTCATCAGCGGGCCGGCGCTGGCGCTCAGCGGCGTAGCGCGCGCTTCGGTCGCGCTGATCGGCATGGACCCCGAGCGCTATGAGCGAATCATTCCGATCAGCGATGACCTGATTGCCGGCGAGTTTCGCGTGGGCGCCGGGCATGCGGTGATCGGCAGTGAGCTGGCCAGGGACCTCGGGCTGGATGTTGGTGACAAGCTGCGTCTGGATGGCGGTGATGGTCGTGAAGCTGTGGTGGACATAGCTGGGGTGTTCGAGCTGGGTGTGCGCGAACTGGATGCCCGTTATGTCTATCTCGATCTGAAACAGGCCCAGACCCTTCTGGCGCTGCCTGGTGGGGTGACTGTGATCGATACACGGGTGGACGAGATCTTCGCTGCCGATGATCTGGCTCGGAGCATCGAGCGGCTGACCGGCCTGCAGGCGGAAAGCTGGATGCAGACCAACGGCCAGTTGCTTAACGCGCTGACTTCGCAGAGCATGACCACCGAGATGATTCGCGTATTCGTCGGGATCTCCGTGGCCTTCGGCATTGCCAGTGTGCTGGCGGTGAGCGTGGTGCAGCGCACCCGGGAGATCGGCATTCTGCGCGCCATGGGCAGTCCGCGCGGGCAGATCTTGCGCGTGTTTCTGTTGCAGGGCGGGTTGTTGGGGCTGGTCGGTTCCGGTGTGGGCTGTGCGGTTGGGTGGGGATTGGTGCAGGTATTTAATTTGTTCGGCCCCGGCCTGTTCTGGGTGCCGGTCGCGCCGGGGCTGATCCCGGTGGCCATGGCGATTGCCACTCTGGCGGGTGTGCTCGCGGCGGCCGTGCCGGCGCGCCGGGCGGCCCGTTATGATCCGGCGATAGCGATCCGTTATGTCTGA
- a CDS encoding ABC transporter ATP-binding protein, whose translation MSDDVLRLERIGKIFNQGTPLESTVLHDIDLRLGRGELTALIGPSGSGKSTLLNLIGLLDVPSAGELYLQGQPTRDSDDATRTHLRNQALGFVFQFHHLISAFSVLENVLMPLIIRSGRPSTEAIDLARGLLREVGLEKMADKKPTEISGGQQQRVAIARALITRPPLLLADEPTGNLDTKTAESVFDLFRRINSQFGCSILVVTHDPRLAASCPRTVQLVDGRIVSDETGNLTSA comes from the coding sequence ATGTCTGATGACGTGCTGCGCCTGGAGCGCATCGGCAAGATCTTCAACCAGGGCACGCCGCTGGAAAGCACTGTGCTGCACGATATCGACCTGCGGCTGGGGCGTGGTGAGCTGACCGCGTTGATCGGGCCATCCGGTTCCGGCAAGAGCACACTGCTCAACCTGATTGGCCTGCTGGATGTGCCCAGCGCCGGTGAACTCTACCTGCAGGGCCAGCCGACCCGCGACAGCGACGACGCAACCCGCACCCACCTGCGCAACCAGGCGCTGGGTTTCGTGTTCCAGTTCCATCATCTGATTTCCGCCTTCAGCGTGCTGGAGAACGTGCTCATGCCGCTGATCATCCGCAGCGGCAGGCCCTCGACCGAAGCCATCGATCTGGCGCGCGGCCTGCTCCGCGAAGTGGGGCTGGAGAAGATGGCTGACAAGAAACCCACCGAGATTTCCGGCGGTCAGCAGCAGCGGGTGGCCATCGCCCGCGCACTGATCACCCGTCCGCCACTGCTGCTGGCAGACGAGCCCACCGGCAACCTCGACACCAAAACGGCGGAAAGCGTGTTCGATCTGTTCCGGCGTATCAACAGCCAATTCGGTTGCTCCATCCTGGTGGTTACCCATGATCCGCGGCTGGCGGCCAGCTGTCCGCGCACCGTGCAGTTGGTGGATGGGCGCATCGTCAGTGACGAAACGGGAAATCTCACCTCCGCCTGA
- a CDS encoding TonB-dependent receptor: MERSGQLLKGAITLAGLAGLVAWPTPLLAAGEPAALPDTVVRASALNSQVADMSAASVVLQGDELAKRRAATLGDTLSGLPGIHSSGFGPGVGRPVIRGLEGSRVKVLSDGVDVLDASTSSPDHAITSEMLLLEQVEVIKGPATLMYGGGAIGGVVNLIDRRVPTYVPERGVEADLELRGNSVADERAGAFGITAGTGQFALRLEGSKSDADPYSIPGNPSKQEGAFNESDAAGLGLSWISDRGYLGIAYSEQNREYGLLAHEHADCHTHGPTWHCGGHGHGHDDHDHDHDHEHGAAFIDMQQQRWDLRGEYRDPFAGFERVRLRMAHTDYQHEEIEGSEVGTRFDNQGSEARLELTHKPIAGWRGVIGGQTSRRDFSALGEEAYVPATLTANHALFLLEELQLGDWRYEWGLRHEWQNIDVKRSARDVSHRGTSLSAGTTWRFAPEYALFANLSRSQRLPTAEELFAMGPHAATRTVELGNANLKEETGYNMEIGLRKLSGRLTYSLSAFRNQVDDFIYAADAGYDPGGHYRVVEYQQDDAVLQGLEGSFGIQATDSLKVTLFGDTVRGKLRDGGGDLPRIPADRYGVRLEQRLTSHVDAELEGYRVRRQSDIADHESETGAYTMLTAGLSYQGHSQSGMNYLLYVRANNLLDDKARQHTSFIKDDVLLPGRNMTVGMRLSF; encoded by the coding sequence ATGGAGAGATCAGGGCAATTGTTGAAAGGCGCCATCACGCTGGCCGGGTTGGCGGGACTGGTGGCATGGCCGACGCCACTGTTGGCTGCCGGCGAGCCGGCGGCGCTGCCGGACACTGTGGTGCGCGCCTCGGCGTTGAACAGTCAGGTGGCGGATATGAGTGCGGCCAGCGTGGTGCTGCAGGGCGATGAGCTGGCCAAACGCCGGGCGGCGACCCTGGGCGATACCCTGTCGGGTCTGCCGGGCATTCATTCCAGCGGCTTTGGACCGGGTGTCGGGCGGCCGGTGATTCGCGGGCTGGAAGGCAGTCGAGTCAAGGTGTTGAGCGATGGCGTCGATGTGCTGGATGCGTCCACCAGCAGTCCGGATCATGCTATTACCAGCGAGATGCTGTTGCTGGAGCAGGTCGAAGTGATCAAGGGGCCGGCGACGTTGATGTATGGCGGCGGCGCGATTGGTGGGGTGGTCAACCTGATCGATCGCCGCGTGCCGACCTATGTACCGGAACGCGGGGTGGAAGCGGATCTGGAATTGCGTGGCAACAGCGTGGCAGATGAGCGCGCGGGCGCCTTTGGCATCACCGCCGGTACCGGGCAGTTTGCCCTGCGCCTGGAAGGCAGTAAGTCGGATGCCGATCCGTATTCCATTCCAGGCAACCCGTCCAAACAAGAGGGCGCTTTCAACGAGTCCGACGCCGCCGGGCTGGGGCTGAGCTGGATAAGTGATCGTGGCTATCTCGGCATCGCCTACAGCGAGCAGAATCGGGAGTACGGTCTGCTGGCTCATGAGCATGCCGACTGCCATACCCATGGGCCCACCTGGCACTGCGGCGGGCACGGCCATGGTCACGACGATCATGATCACGACCATGACCACGAGCACGGTGCCGCCTTCATCGATATGCAGCAACAGCGCTGGGATCTGCGCGGCGAGTACCGTGACCCTTTCGCCGGGTTCGAGCGGGTGCGGCTGCGTATGGCGCATACCGATTATCAGCATGAGGAGATCGAGGGCAGTGAGGTGGGCACCCGGTTTGACAATCAGGGCAGCGAAGCGCGTCTCGAGCTGACCCACAAGCCGATCGCCGGCTGGCGCGGCGTTATCGGCGGGCAAACCTCGCGGCGTGATTTCTCGGCGCTGGGTGAAGAGGCCTACGTGCCGGCAACCCTGACCGCTAACCATGCGCTGTTTCTGCTGGAGGAGCTGCAGCTCGGCGACTGGCGCTACGAGTGGGGACTGCGCCATGAGTGGCAGAATATTGATGTAAAGCGCAGCGCGCGCGATGTATCCCATCGTGGTACCTCGCTGTCGGCAGGTACTACCTGGCGGTTCGCGCCGGAGTACGCGCTGTTCGCCAACCTGTCTCGTTCCCAGCGTCTGCCGACCGCCGAGGAGCTGTTTGCCATGGGGCCGCATGCGGCAACGCGCACGGTGGAATTGGGTAATGCCAATCTGAAGGAAGAGACCGGCTACAACATGGAAATCGGCCTGCGCAAGCTCAGCGGGCGTCTGACCTACAGCCTGAGCGCCTTCCGTAATCAGGTGGATGATTTCATCTATGCGGCGGACGCCGGATATGATCCGGGTGGCCACTATCGGGTGGTGGAATACCAGCAGGACGATGCCGTGCTGCAGGGGCTGGAAGGCAGCTTTGGTATCCAGGCCACCGACAGTCTGAAGGTGACCCTGTTTGGCGACACCGTGCGCGGCAAGTTGCGTGACGGCGGCGGCGACCTGCCGCGTATTCCGGCGGATCGTTATGGCGTGCGTCTGGAACAGCGTTTGACCAGCCATGTGGATGCTGAGCTGGAAGGCTACCGCGTACGTCGTCAGAGCGATATTGCCGACCATGAAAGCGAAACCGGTGCCTACACCATGCTCACCGCTGGGTTGAGTTATCAGGGTCACAGCCAGAGCGGAATGAACTATCTGCTGTATGTCCGGGCCAACAACCTGCTGGATGACAAGGCGCGGCAGCACACCTCCTTTATCAAGGATGATGTACTGCTGCCGGGGCGTAATATGACGGTGGGCATGCGTCTCAGTTTCTGA
- a CDS encoding Nif3-like dinuclear metal center hexameric protein, producing the protein MYKLCFFVPETHLEPVKQAVFAAGGGRIGDYEHCCWQVLGRGQFRPGPGANPFIGKAGELENVAEYRVELVCADELIVRAVAALKQAHPYEEPAYDVWRLADI; encoded by the coding sequence ATGTACAAACTCTGTTTCTTCGTTCCCGAAACTCATCTTGAACCGGTCAAGCAGGCGGTGTTTGCCGCCGGAGGAGGGCGCATTGGGGATTATGAACATTGCTGCTGGCAGGTGTTGGGGCGCGGACAGTTTCGCCCTGGGCCAGGTGCGAATCCCTTTATCGGTAAGGCCGGAGAGCTGGAGAACGTGGCTGAATATCGGGTGGAGCTGGTGTGCGCGGACGAGCTGATCGTCCGCGCCGTAGCCGCACTCAAACAGGCCCATCCCTATGAAGAACCCGCTTATGACGTCTGGCGTCTGGCGGATATCTGA
- a CDS encoding cytochrome-c peroxidase, whose product MKIKLICLAIAAGIGLSTQVHADRLVSELIKPIEPAVVTAPEKVELGKKLWFDPRLSMSGFISCNSCHNLSMGGSDNLPTSIGHNWQEGPINSPTVLNSSLFVAQFWDGRAANLQEQAGGPIANPMEMASSHVLAVDVINSIPQYREEFAKVYGSKEITIGNITDAIAVFEETLVTPNSRFDQWLKGDDDAITQQELAGYETFKSIGCVACHNGPAAGGTSFQRMGVVEPYQTTNPAEGRVAVTGKDADRFSFKVPSLRNVELTYPYFHDGAYWSLEEATDVMARLQLGRELQEQEIDNVVAFLKTLTGDQPTFTMPILPPSTNDTPRPQPFGIK is encoded by the coding sequence ATGAAAATCAAACTGATATGCCTGGCCATTGCCGCCGGCATCGGCCTCAGCACACAGGTGCATGCTGACCGCCTGGTCAGTGAACTGATCAAGCCCATCGAGCCCGCGGTCGTCACCGCACCGGAAAAAGTCGAGCTGGGCAAGAAGCTGTGGTTCGATCCACGCCTGTCCATGTCCGGTTTCATTTCCTGCAACTCCTGCCACAACCTGTCCATGGGCGGTAGCGACAACCTGCCCACCTCGATCGGTCACAACTGGCAGGAAGGCCCGATCAACTCGCCGACCGTGTTGAACTCCAGCCTGTTCGTAGCGCAGTTCTGGGACGGCCGCGCCGCCAACCTGCAGGAGCAGGCAGGTGGCCCGATCGCCAACCCGATGGAAATGGCTTCCAGCCATGTGCTGGCCGTGGACGTGATCAACTCCATCCCGCAGTACCGGGAAGAGTTCGCCAAGGTCTATGGCAGCAAGGAAATCACCATCGGCAATATCACCGATGCCATCGCGGTGTTCGAGGAGACACTGGTGACACCGAATTCGCGTTTCGACCAATGGCTCAAAGGTGATGACGACGCCATCACCCAGCAGGAGCTGGCCGGTTACGAGACCTTCAAGTCCATCGGCTGCGTGGCCTGCCACAACGGCCCGGCGGCGGGCGGCACGTCTTTCCAGCGCATGGGTGTGGTCGAGCCCTACCAGACCACCAACCCGGCTGAAGGTCGCGTTGCCGTGACCGGCAAGGATGCGGACCGCTTCAGTTTCAAGGTGCCGTCGCTGCGTAACGTCGAGCTGACCTACCCCTACTTCCATGACGGTGCGTACTGGTCACTGGAAGAGGCCACCGACGTGATGGCGCGCCTGCAGTTGGGTCGCGAGTTGCAGGAGCAGGAAATCGATAACGTCGTCGCCTTCCTCAAGACCCTGACCGGTGATCAGCCGACCTTCACCATGCCAATCCTGCCACCGTCGACCAACGACACCCCACGGCCCCAGCCGTTCGGCATCAAGTAA
- a CDS encoding L,D-transpeptidase family protein → MRHLLAVLLFGLLAINCLAGSPTIDKLMIHKQERRLEVISDGQVIRQYRVSLGKQPLGHKQERGDNRTPEGVYSIDWRHRSPSYNLSLHLDYPNLKDQTQAWKRGTDPGSMIMIHGTPVDEDYPEWFFEGLDWTNGCIALDNQSMRELWDMVPDQTLVEIRP, encoded by the coding sequence ATGAGGCACCTGCTGGCGGTCCTGCTGTTCGGCCTGCTCGCCATCAACTGCCTGGCCGGCTCCCCAACCATCGACAAGCTGATGATCCACAAGCAGGAACGCCGGCTGGAAGTGATCAGCGATGGTCAGGTGATTCGCCAGTACCGCGTCTCACTGGGCAAACAGCCGCTCGGCCACAAGCAGGAGCGGGGCGACAACCGTACCCCGGAAGGTGTCTACAGTATCGATTGGCGCCACCGCAGCCCCAGCTATAACCTCAGCCTGCATCTGGACTATCCCAACCTCAAGGACCAAACCCAGGCCTGGAAGCGCGGCACCGACCCCGGCAGCATGATCATGATTCACGGTACGCCCGTGGATGAGGATTACCCCGAATGGTTCTTCGAGGGGCTCGACTGGACCAACGGCTGTATCGCTCTGGACAATCAGAGCATGCGCGAATTGTGGGATATGGTGCCGGATCAGACCCTGGTCGAGATCAGACCTTGA
- a CDS encoding NUDIX hydrolase, translated as MKFCSHCAQPIVERIPEGDTRPRYVCEHCKVVHYQNPRIVAGCLVTQERHVLLCRRAIEPRHGFWTLPAGFMENGETTEQAALRETWEEARARVLQQQLYMLFNLPHINQVYMFFRGQLADMDFAAGEESLEVRLFSEAEIPWDQLAFPTIGKTLRQYFQDYPTQHFPVRMSDIVWPRKPGNLNQ; from the coding sequence ATGAAATTCTGCAGTCACTGTGCACAACCGATCGTCGAGCGCATTCCGGAGGGCGACACCCGCCCCCGGTATGTTTGCGAGCACTGCAAGGTCGTTCATTATCAGAACCCACGTATCGTCGCCGGTTGTCTGGTTACCCAGGAGCGCCACGTTCTGCTCTGCCGCCGAGCCATCGAACCCCGCCACGGCTTCTGGACACTGCCCGCTGGCTTCATGGAAAACGGCGAGACCACCGAGCAGGCAGCGCTGCGGGAAACCTGGGAAGAGGCTCGGGCCAGAGTTCTGCAACAGCAGCTATACATGCTGTTCAACCTGCCGCATATCAACCAGGTGTATATGTTTTTCCGCGGGCAGCTGGCCGATATGGACTTCGCCGCCGGAGAAGAGAGCCTGGAAGTCAGACTGTTCAGCGAAGCTGAAATTCCCTGGGATCAGTTGGCATTCCCAACCATCGGCAAGACCCTGCGGCAGTATTTCCAGGATTATCCGACCCAGCATTTCCCGGTGCGCATGTCTGATATTGTCTGGCCACGCAAACCCGGCAACCTCAACCAATGA
- a CDS encoding NUDIX hydrolase — protein MLDKVRARIPEYRPRLVETAGLPEAGVLVPVTCVDNEPEIILTLRSNSLSTHSGEVAFPGGRRDPGDVDLAFTALREAHEEIGLLPDLVEVVGPLGSLVSRFGIKVTPYVGIVPDVFDLCPNESEIQEVFRVPVSYFLGDNREMTHRIDYEGRSWYVPSYRYEGFKIWGLTALILVDFINVAFDARIPLRTPFSGPIRIEEE, from the coding sequence ATGCTGGACAAAGTACGCGCGCGGATTCCCGAGTATCGCCCGCGATTGGTTGAAACCGCCGGCTTGCCGGAAGCCGGTGTGCTGGTGCCCGTCACCTGTGTGGATAACGAGCCGGAAATCATTCTCACCTTGCGCTCCAACAGCCTTTCAACTCACTCGGGCGAAGTGGCATTCCCCGGTGGCCGGCGTGACCCCGGTGATGTCGATCTTGCTTTCACCGCCCTGCGTGAGGCCCACGAAGAGATCGGCTTGTTGCCTGACCTGGTCGAAGTGGTCGGTCCGCTGGGCAGTCTGGTGTCGCGCTTCGGCATCAAGGTCACGCCCTATGTTGGCATAGTGCCGGACGTCTTCGACCTGTGCCCTAACGAGAGCGAGATTCAGGAAGTCTTTCGCGTGCCAGTCAGCTACTTTCTCGGCGACAACCGGGAAATGACCCATCGCATCGACTACGAGGGACGCAGCTGGTATGTGCCCAGCTACCGCTATGAAGGCTTCAAAATCTGGGGACTGACGGCGCTGATTCTGGTGGACTTCATCAACGTGGCATTCGATGCCCGCATCCCGCTGCGTACCCCTTTCAGTGGACCAATCCGGATTGAGGAAGAGTGA
- a CDS encoding gamma carbonic anhydrase family protein, producing the protein MKYRLGDDRVEMADDAWIAETATVIGRVRLEAGASVWFNAVLRGDNELILIGENSNVQDGAVMHTDPGAPLTLGKGVTVGHKAMLHGCTVGDYSLIGINAVVLNGAKIGRNCIIGANALVPEGKEIPDGSLVMGSPGKVVRQLTEQQQQAVAAGAAHYVHNAERYRRELQPQDD; encoded by the coding sequence ATGAAATACAGACTGGGCGATGACCGTGTGGAGATGGCCGATGATGCCTGGATTGCCGAGACGGCGACCGTCATTGGCAGGGTGCGTCTGGAGGCGGGTGCCAGCGTCTGGTTCAACGCGGTGCTGCGCGGTGACAACGAACTCATTCTGATCGGCGAGAACAGCAACGTGCAGGACGGTGCCGTGATGCACACCGATCCAGGTGCGCCTCTGACTCTGGGCAAGGGTGTCACTGTCGGCCACAAGGCCATGCTGCACGGCTGCACCGTCGGCGATTACAGCCTGATCGGTATTAACGCTGTGGTACTGAATGGCGCAAAGATCGGCCGCAACTGCATCATCGGCGCCAATGCGCTGGTCCCCGAGGGCAAGGAGATTCCCGATGGTTCGCTGGTCATGGGCTCGCCTGGCAAGGTGGTGCGCCAGTTGACCGAGCAGCAGCAACAGGCCGTGGCCGCTGGCGCAGCGCATTATGTGCATAACGCTGAGCGCTACCGCCGCGAACTGCAGCCGCAGGACGACTGA
- a CDS encoding DUF1289 domain-containing protein encodes MSAELPVRSPCVHICCLDEQNICTGCQRSGAEITEWGRASNERRREILNLCESRAREQGVWMNIGTVKG; translated from the coding sequence ATGAGCGCGGAATTGCCGGTGAGATCCCCCTGCGTACACATTTGCTGTCTGGATGAGCAGAATATCTGTACCGGTTGTCAGCGCAGCGGCGCGGAGATCACCGAATGGGGACGCGCCAGCAATGAGCGTCGCCGGGAAATCCTGAATCTTTGTGAAAGCCGGGCGCGCGAGCAGGGCGTCTGGATGAATATCGGAACTGTGAAAGGATAG
- the purT gene encoding formate-dependent phosphoribosylglycinamide formyltransferase codes for MPCIGTPLTGNATRVLLLGSGELGKEVAIELQRLGCEVIAVDRYTNAPAMQVAHRSHVINMLDAAALRQVIELEQPAYIVPEIEAIATAALVELEGEGYKVIPTARAAQLTMDREGIRRLASEELQLPTSPYRFADGHADYLAAVAEIGLPCVVKPVMSSSGKGQSLLRSEGDIEAAWEYAQSGGRAGVGRVIVEGFVDFDYEITLLTVRHSGGTSFCAPIGHRQEAGDYRESWQPQQMSGQALAQAQQVARSITDALGGRGVFGVELFIKGDQVWFNEVSPRPHDTGLVTLISQDLSEFALHARAILGLPIPQIRQIGPSASAVIMAEGSSNEVSFGNLQQALSEPDTQLRLFGKPDVDGLRRMGVALARDVDIESARAKARRAAEAVHVEL; via the coding sequence ATGCCCTGTATAGGAACACCACTGACCGGGAATGCGACCCGTGTATTGCTGCTTGGCTCGGGTGAGCTGGGCAAGGAAGTGGCCATCGAACTGCAGCGTCTGGGCTGTGAAGTCATTGCTGTGGATCGTTACACCAATGCGCCTGCCATGCAGGTCGCCCACCGCAGCCATGTGATCAACATGTTGGATGCCGCCGCGCTGCGTCAGGTCATCGAGCTGGAACAGCCGGCGTATATCGTGCCGGAGATCGAAGCTATCGCTACGGCCGCGCTGGTGGAGCTGGAAGGCGAAGGTTACAAGGTCATCCCCACCGCCCGCGCGGCGCAGCTGACCATGGATCGCGAAGGTATTCGCCGGCTGGCCAGCGAAGAGTTGCAACTGCCGACGTCGCCCTATCGGTTCGCCGATGGGCATGCGGATTATCTGGCGGCGGTCGCAGAGATCGGCTTGCCCTGTGTGGTCAAGCCGGTGATGAGCTCCTCGGGCAAGGGTCAGAGCCTGTTGCGTAGCGAGGGTGATATCGAAGCGGCCTGGGAGTATGCCCAGTCCGGTGGCCGTGCCGGTGTGGGGCGGGTCATCGTTGAAGGCTTTGTCGACTTCGATTACGAGATCACCCTGCTGACTGTGCGCCATAGTGGCGGCACCAGCTTCTGCGCCCCCATCGGCCATCGTCAGGAAGCGGGCGACTACCGTGAATCTTGGCAGCCGCAGCAGATGAGTGGTCAGGCGCTGGCCCAGGCCCAGCAGGTGGCGCGCAGTATCACCGATGCCCTGGGTGGGCGCGGTGTGTTCGGTGTCGAACTGTTCATCAAGGGCGATCAGGTGTGGTTCAACGAGGTATCACCGCGACCACACGATACGGGGCTGGTGACGCTGATTTCCCAGGATTTGTCCGAGTTCGCACTGCATGCCCGAGCCATTCTCGGTCTGCCGATCCCGCAGATTCGTCAGATCGGTCCATCAGCGTCGGCGGTGATCATGGCGGAAGGCAGTTCGAACGAGGTCAGCTTCGGCAACCTGCAACAGGCACTCAGCGAGCCGGATACCCAGCTACGCTTGTTCGGTAAACCTGATGTGGACGGCCTGCGGCGCATGGGCGTGGCGCTGGCGCGGGATGTGGATATCGAGTCGGCGCGGGCCAAGGCGCGGCGAGCGGCAGAGGCGGTACACGTCGAGCTGTAG